In the genome of Capra hircus breed San Clemente chromosome 17, ASM170441v1, whole genome shotgun sequence, one region contains:
- the TIGD4 gene encoding tigger transposable element-derived protein 4, with protein sequence MAEAPVDASTLPVTVKKKKSLSIEEKIDIINAVESGKKKAEIAAEYGIKKNSLSSIMKNKDKVLEAFESLRFDPKRKRLRTAFYTDLEEALMRWYRIAQCLNVPVNGPMLRLKANDFAQKLGHNDFKCSNGWLDRFKSRYGLVFRAQPVEATGVSADPSAVWHQNILPYYLNDYHPKNVFNVKETGLLYRMLPANTFAFKGETCSIGKLCKDRITLVVGTNMDGSEKLPLLFIGKNRNPHCFKGIKSLPVYYEANKMAWMTADVFEQWMQKLDERFQAQQRRVVIFVESSPAHPEVKNLKSIELAFFPSCLSSKFIAMKQGVIRSLKIKYRHCLIKKFLSSVEGSKEFTFSLLDAVDTLHLCWRAVTPETIVKSYEEAGFKSQRGESEEANAEADPGLDLVADAQAAGVEFPEGLSVEEYAALDDDLETCEAASQVSPSGDAVCHKESESEEAGFYTSDEEDDGGSLESELPLPSKNEAITALDTLKGFLRSQDINDELHNSLADLEIFINSLSFK encoded by the coding sequence ATGGCCGAAGCTCCTGTGGATGCCTCAACTCTGCCTGTAactgtgaagaaaaagaaaagtctatCCATTGAGGAAAAGATCGACATCATAAATGCAGTAGAAAGCGGTAAGAAAAAAGCAGAGATTGCAGCTGAATatggaataaagaaaaattcGTTGTCTTCTATTATGAAGAATAAAGACAAGGTTCTGGAAGCCTTTGAATCACTGAGATTTGATCCAAAGAGAAAAAGACTGAGAACTGCTTTTTACACAGACCTGGAAGAGGCACTAATGAGGTGGTACCGAATCGCTCAGTGTCTGAATGTGCCAGTTAATGGCCCAATGTTGCGGCTAAAAGCTAATGACTTTGCCCAGAAACTGGGACATAATGATTTTAAGTGCAGCAATGGTTGGCTGGATCGGTTTAAATCCAGGTATGGTCTAGTATTTAGAGCTCAACCTGTAGAAGCCACAGGTGTATCAGCAGACCCTTCAGCTGTCTGGCACCAAAACATACTTCCTTATTATTTAAATGATTATCatcctaaaaatgtttttaatgtaaaaGAGACTGGGCTGCTTTATCGAATGTTGCCTGCAAATACCTTTGCATTTAAAGGAGAAACCTGTTCAATTGGCAAGTTATGCAAAGACAGAATAACTCTGGTGGTTGGGACAAACATGGATGGCTCAGAGAAACTTCCTCTGcttttcattggaaaaaacaGAAATCCCCATTGCTTCAAAGGCATAAAATCATTGCCTGTGTATTATGAAGCTAACAAAATGGCATGGATGACTGCAGATGTGTTTGAACAGTGGATGCAGAAGCTGGATGAGAGATTTCAAGCTCAGCAAAGAAGAGTGGTGATTTTTGTTGAATCTTCTCCTGCACACCCAGAGGTAAAAAACCTGAAGTCCATTGAATTAGCGTTCTTTCCATCATGTTTATCTTCCAAATTTATAGCTATGAAACAAGGTGTTATTAGAAGCCTTAAAATCAAATATCGACATTGTCTTATTAAGAAATTTCTGAGCTCTGTTGAAGGCAGCAAAGAATTTACTTTTTCCCTTCTAGATGCAGTTGATACATTGCATCTCTGTTGGAGGGCTGTCACCCCAGAGACCATTGTTAAGAGCTATGAAGAGGCAGGATTCAAATCTCAAAGGGGAGAAAGTGAGGAGGCAAATGCAGAGGCAGACCCTGGCCTTGATTTGGTTGCCGACGCCCAGGCGGCAGGAGTGGAATTTCCCGAAGGCTTATCTGTAGAAGAGTATGCTGCCCTGGATGATGACTTGGAGACTTGTGAGGCTGCCTCCCAAGTCTCTCCAAGCGGTGATGCTGTGTGCCACAAAGAAAGTGAATCAGAGGAAGCTGGATTTTACACTTCTGACGAGGAGGATGACGGTGGATCTCTGGAGAGCGAACTCCCCTTACCATCAAAAAATGAGGCAATAACTGCTTTAGATACTCTGAAAGGTTTTCTTAGAAGTCAAGATATAAATGATGAGCTTCATAATTCTTTAGCAGACcttgaaatttttattaactCTTTATCATTTAAGTAA